The following coding sequences are from one Strix uralensis isolate ZFMK-TIS-50842 chromosome 6, bStrUra1, whole genome shotgun sequence window:
- the NEMP2 gene encoding nuclear envelope integral membrane protein 2 isoform X1 — translation MRLARPPRRWQRPPPRPRSVLGPGPVLGLLLLALAGAAGGSGEAPSAGRNCSFLQEMDVIQKQDENCYCYVQNRTIHLQYLWSTLQVKVNSREKFRFEPISEKSNCRNSETVFEFAACAVQIFQKPETSTETFISIKQYGEDICFRIQPFKTELYTVSVKREMLDGKLLFLFVAGIFLFHFANSLSRSTKFFYLSGMILGVLALLVFVLLTLKRFIPRHSTFWILMSGCWMCSLYFIYCFKENMQWLWLEHRNYLLGYLLAVGVTSFATCYQHGPLTTELSITLFAWMLQLTAFVLMYCGVTIPQVAYAVIAASLCSKGLCYPLGAACHIGRKMKNHFKSKKLVFKYLTEEEYREQGETETIRALEELRSFCRNPDFPSWLAVSKLQSPHRSLCCSFLQSSASPFLTAADDLGGFPSPNVFLLLLSISPSP, via the exons ATGAGGCTGGCGCGGCCACCCCGCCGCTGGcagcggcccccgccccggccccggtcgGTGCTGGGGCCTGggccggtgctggggctgctcctcctggcgctggccggggcggcggggggcagcggggaggcgcCGTCAGCAG GTAGAAACTGTAGCTTTTTGCAGGAAATGGATGTCATCCAGAAACAGGATGAAAACTGTTATTGCTATGTGCAAAACAGAACCATTCACTTGCAGTACCTTTGGTCGACTCTTCAG GTAAAAGTTAACAGCAGAGAAAAGTTCAGGTTTGAGCctatttcagaaaaaagcaaCTGTCGAAATTCAGAAACTGTCTTTGAGTTTGCTGCATGTGCTGTTCAAATCTTCCAGAAACCAGAGACATCTACAGAAACTTTCATAAGCATAAAACAATATGGAGAGGATATTTGTTTCAGAATACAGCCCTTCAAAACTGAACTGTACACCGTGAGTGTGAAACGAGAAA TGCTAGATGGAAAGCTCTTGTTTTTGTTTGTAGCTGGaatttttctgttccattttgcaAACAGCCTGAGCAG GAGTACCAAGTTCTTTTATCTTTCTGGAATGATACTGGGTGTTCTTGCTCTGCTAGTCTTTGTCCTGTTGACACTTAAAAGGTTTATTCCAAGG caCAGTACCTTCTGGATCTTAATGAGTGGCTGCTGGATGTGCTCGCTCTATTTTATTTACTGCTTCAAAGAGAACATGCAGTGGTTGTGGCTGGAACACAGAAACTACTTATTGG GGTATCTTCTGGCTGTTGGAGTTACCAGCTTTGCCACTTGCTATCAGCATGGACCGCTTACCACTGAACTGAGCATAACCTTATTCGCATGGATGCTACAATTAACAGCCTTTGTCTTGATGTATTGTGGTGTCACCATACCTCAAGTTGCGTATGCAGTAATAGCAGCCAGCCTCTGCTCAAAAGGCCTGTGTTACCCCCTCGGTGCTGCTTGTCACATAGGCAG AAAAATGAAGAATCACTTTAAATCAAAGAAGTTAGTGTTTAAATACCTTACTGAAGAGGAGTATCGAGAACAAGGTGAAACAGAAACTATCAGAGCCCTGGAGGAGCTGCGCTCATTCTGCAGGAACCCTGATTTCCCATCGTGGTTAGCTGTATCCAAACTCCAGTCCCCACATAG
- the NEMP2 gene encoding nuclear envelope integral membrane protein 2 isoform X2 has protein sequence MRLARPPRRWQRPPPRPRSVLGPGPVLGLLLLALAGAAGGSGEAPSAGRNCSFLQEMDVIQKQDENCYCYVQNRTIHLQYLWSTLQKPETSTETFISIKQYGEDICFRIQPFKTELYTVSVKREMLDGKLLFLFVAGIFLFHFANSLSRSTKFFYLSGMILGVLALLVFVLLTLKRFIPRHSTFWILMSGCWMCSLYFIYCFKENMQWLWLEHRNYLLGYLLAVGVTSFATCYQHGPLTTELSITLFAWMLQLTAFVLMYCGVTIPQVAYAVIAASLCSKGLCYPLGAACHIGRKMKNHFKSKKLVFKYLTEEEYREQGETETIRALEELRSFCRNPDFPSWLAVSKLQSPHRFAGFVLGCPHVSPAETKAHDEEYGIGSFFLEEQLFETRAESEQDDPASSIHEGDEEDEDEMHTQISFPYATELL, from the exons ATGAGGCTGGCGCGGCCACCCCGCCGCTGGcagcggcccccgccccggccccggtcgGTGCTGGGGCCTGggccggtgctggggctgctcctcctggcgctggccggggcggcggggggcagcggggaggcgcCGTCAGCAG GTAGAAACTGTAGCTTTTTGCAGGAAATGGATGTCATCCAGAAACAGGATGAAAACTGTTATTGCTATGTGCAAAACAGAACCATTCACTTGCAGTACCTTTGGTCGACTCTTCAG AAACCAGAGACATCTACAGAAACTTTCATAAGCATAAAACAATATGGAGAGGATATTTGTTTCAGAATACAGCCCTTCAAAACTGAACTGTACACCGTGAGTGTGAAACGAGAAA TGCTAGATGGAAAGCTCTTGTTTTTGTTTGTAGCTGGaatttttctgttccattttgcaAACAGCCTGAGCAG GAGTACCAAGTTCTTTTATCTTTCTGGAATGATACTGGGTGTTCTTGCTCTGCTAGTCTTTGTCCTGTTGACACTTAAAAGGTTTATTCCAAGG caCAGTACCTTCTGGATCTTAATGAGTGGCTGCTGGATGTGCTCGCTCTATTTTATTTACTGCTTCAAAGAGAACATGCAGTGGTTGTGGCTGGAACACAGAAACTACTTATTGG GGTATCTTCTGGCTGTTGGAGTTACCAGCTTTGCCACTTGCTATCAGCATGGACCGCTTACCACTGAACTGAGCATAACCTTATTCGCATGGATGCTACAATTAACAGCCTTTGTCTTGATGTATTGTGGTGTCACCATACCTCAAGTTGCGTATGCAGTAATAGCAGCCAGCCTCTGCTCAAAAGGCCTGTGTTACCCCCTCGGTGCTGCTTGTCACATAGGCAG AAAAATGAAGAATCACTTTAAATCAAAGAAGTTAGTGTTTAAATACCTTACTGAAGAGGAGTATCGAGAACAAGGTGAAACAGAAACTATCAGAGCCCTGGAGGAGCTGCGCTCATTCTGCAGGAACCCTGATTTCCCATCGTGGTTAGCTGTATCCAAACTCCAGTCCCCACATAG GTTTGCAGGTTTTGTTCTGGGATGTCCCCATGTTTCACCTGCAGAAACAAAGGCGCATGATGAGGAATATGGCATTGGGAGCTTCTTCCTGGAAGAGCAGCTCTTTGAGACAAGGGCAGAATCTGAGCAAGATGATCCAGCCAGCTCCATCCATGAAGGAGATGAGGAGGATGAAGATGAAATGCATACACAAATTTCATTTCCATATGCTACTGAGTTGCTCTGA
- the NEMP2 gene encoding nuclear envelope integral membrane protein 2 isoform X3 encodes MRLARPPRRWQRPPPRPRSVLGPGPVLGLLLLALAGAAGGSGEAPSAGRNCSFLQEMDVIQKQDENCYCYVQNRTIHLQYLWSTLQVKVNSREKFRFEPISEKSNCRNSETVFEFAACAVQIFQKPETSTETFISIKQYGEDICFRIQPFKTELYTVSVKREMLDGKLLFLFVAGIFLFHFANSLSRSTKFFYLSGMILGVLALLVFVLLTLKRFIPRHSTFWILMSGCWMCSLYFIYCFKENMQWLWLEHRNYLLGYLLAVGVTSFATCYQHGPLTTELSITLFAWMLQLTAFVLMYCGVTIPQVAYAVIAASLCSKGLCYPLGAACHIGRKMKNHFKSKKLVFKYLTEEEYREQGETETIRALEELRSFCRNPDFPSWLAVSKLQSPHRFAGFVLGCPHVSPAETKAHDEEYGIGSFFLEEQLFETRAESEQDDPASSIHEGDEEDEDEMHTQISFPYATELL; translated from the exons ATGAGGCTGGCGCGGCCACCCCGCCGCTGGcagcggcccccgccccggccccggtcgGTGCTGGGGCCTGggccggtgctggggctgctcctcctggcgctggccggggcggcggggggcagcggggaggcgcCGTCAGCAG GTAGAAACTGTAGCTTTTTGCAGGAAATGGATGTCATCCAGAAACAGGATGAAAACTGTTATTGCTATGTGCAAAACAGAACCATTCACTTGCAGTACCTTTGGTCGACTCTTCAG GTAAAAGTTAACAGCAGAGAAAAGTTCAGGTTTGAGCctatttcagaaaaaagcaaCTGTCGAAATTCAGAAACTGTCTTTGAGTTTGCTGCATGTGCTGTTCAAATCTTCCAGAAACCAGAGACATCTACAGAAACTTTCATAAGCATAAAACAATATGGAGAGGATATTTGTTTCAGAATACAGCCCTTCAAAACTGAACTGTACACCGTGAGTGTGAAACGAGAAA TGCTAGATGGAAAGCTCTTGTTTTTGTTTGTAGCTGGaatttttctgttccattttgcaAACAGCCTGAGCAG GAGTACCAAGTTCTTTTATCTTTCTGGAATGATACTGGGTGTTCTTGCTCTGCTAGTCTTTGTCCTGTTGACACTTAAAAGGTTTATTCCAAGG caCAGTACCTTCTGGATCTTAATGAGTGGCTGCTGGATGTGCTCGCTCTATTTTATTTACTGCTTCAAAGAGAACATGCAGTGGTTGTGGCTGGAACACAGAAACTACTTATTGG GGTATCTTCTGGCTGTTGGAGTTACCAGCTTTGCCACTTGCTATCAGCATGGACCGCTTACCACTGAACTGAGCATAACCTTATTCGCATGGATGCTACAATTAACAGCCTTTGTCTTGATGTATTGTGGTGTCACCATACCTCAAGTTGCGTATGCAGTAATAGCAGCCAGCCTCTGCTCAAAAGGCCTGTGTTACCCCCTCGGTGCTGCTTGTCACATAGGCAG AAAAATGAAGAATCACTTTAAATCAAAGAAGTTAGTGTTTAAATACCTTACTGAAGAGGAGTATCGAGAACAAGGTGAAACAGAAACTATCAGAGCCCTGGAGGAGCTGCGCTCATTCTGCAGGAACCCTGATTTCCCATCGTGGTTAGCTGTATCCAAACTCCAGTCCCCACATAG GTTTGCAGGTTTTGTTCTGGGATGTCCCCATGTTTCACCTGCAGAAACAAAGGCGCATGATGAGGAATATGGCATTGGGAGCTTCTTCCTGGAAGAGCAGCTCTTTGAGACAAGGGCAGAATCTGAGCAAGATGATCCAGCCAGCTCCATCCATGAAGGAGATGAGGAGGATGAAGATGAAATGCATACACAAATTTCATTTCCATATGCTACTGAGTTGCTCTGA